The following proteins are co-located in the Spirosoma montaniterrae genome:
- a CDS encoding DinB family protein, producing the protein MIPLNAREVWLRGPVPGIPGLLQPVAHALLQAREEVNALMHDFPDALLRERLPSPSGEPVASVGFHLQHLSGVLDRMCTYARGESLSPSQLNDLSMESKPVGSFMTTAQLLRRFGEQIDKALAQLKTVDEATLTEVREVGRAKLPSTVIGLYVHAAEHTMRHVGQLSVTARLLKPE; encoded by the coding sequence ATGATTCCGCTCAATGCTCGTGAAGTTTGGCTGCGTGGCCCGGTGCCGGGTATTCCGGGGCTGCTCCAGCCGGTGGCCCATGCGCTGTTGCAGGCCCGCGAAGAAGTGAACGCCCTGATGCACGATTTTCCTGATGCGCTGCTCCGCGAACGCCTGCCTTCGCCATCGGGCGAGCCTGTTGCATCGGTCGGTTTTCACCTGCAACACCTGTCGGGCGTTCTCGACCGGATGTGTACATACGCCCGTGGCGAAAGTCTGTCGCCCAGCCAGTTGAACGATTTGTCGATGGAAAGCAAGCCGGTAGGGTCGTTTATGACCACAGCGCAATTGCTGCGTCGGTTCGGTGAACAGATTGATAAAGCACTGGCGCAATTGAAAACAGTCGATGAAGCCACGCTGACCGAAGTGCGCGAAGTAGGCCGGGCTAAACTACCTTCTACGGTTATTGGCTTGTACGTCCACGCGGCAGAGCATACCATGCGGCACGTTGGTCAATTGTCCGTAACGGCGCGGCTGCTGAAACCAGAATAA
- a CDS encoding Txe/YoeB family addiction module toxin, translated as MRTVEFVGDAFDEFADWARTDKKVYQRIVRLITECRRTPFDGTGKPEALRANLSGFWSRRITDEHRLIYQVTQDTIIIYSLLGHYED; from the coding sequence ATGAGAACTGTTGAGTTTGTAGGCGATGCATTTGATGAGTTCGCTGACTGGGCAAGAACAGACAAGAAAGTTTATCAGCGCATTGTCCGATTAATCACCGAGTGCCGACGTACTCCCTTTGATGGTACGGGAAAGCCCGAAGCGTTGAGAGCAAATTTGTCGGGCTTCTGGTCACGGCGAATTACCGACGAGCACCGATTGATTTATCAGGTTACTCAGGATACGATTATAATCTACAGTCTCCTCGGGCATTACGAAGATTAA
- a CDS encoding glucose 1-dehydrogenase: MQTTEKAVFDLTGKVAIITGASKGIGEDIARLYARFGAKVVVSSRKQDACDALADDIRAQGGEAIGIAAHVGDMAQLQQLVEKTIEAYGGIDILVNNAASNPVFGPSLDCDGSAFDKIMQANVKAPFELSKLCYPSMKARGGGSIIMMGSIAGHTPDPGLGIYSVSKASLNMLTKVLAKEWGPDGIRVNAICPGLIKTKFSQALWQNEQILEHFTQRIPIARMGTTDEISPLALLLASDASSYTTGSLFYADGGTVI, from the coding sequence ATGCAAACCACAGAAAAAGCCGTTTTTGACCTCACGGGCAAGGTTGCCATTATTACCGGAGCCAGCAAAGGCATTGGCGAAGACATTGCCCGGCTCTATGCCCGTTTCGGTGCCAAAGTCGTTGTCAGTAGCCGCAAGCAGGATGCCTGCGATGCCCTCGCAGACGATATCAGGGCGCAGGGGGGCGAGGCTATCGGCATTGCCGCTCACGTTGGCGACATGGCCCAATTACAGCAGTTGGTCGAAAAAACCATCGAAGCCTATGGCGGCATTGATATTCTGGTCAACAACGCGGCCTCGAACCCCGTTTTCGGCCCTTCTCTTGACTGCGACGGGTCGGCTTTCGACAAAATCATGCAGGCCAACGTGAAGGCTCCGTTCGAGTTGAGCAAACTGTGTTACCCCAGCATGAAAGCGCGGGGTGGCGGCAGCATCATCATGATGGGCAGCATTGCCGGTCACACCCCCGACCCCGGTTTGGGCATTTACAGCGTGAGCAAAGCCAGCCTGAACATGCTCACCAAAGTGCTGGCGAAAGAATGGGGCCCTGATGGCATCCGGGTAAACGCCATTTGTCCGGGCCTGATTAAAACCAAATTTTCGCAGGCACTCTGGCAGAACGAACAGATTCTGGAACACTTCACCCAGCGCATTCCTATTGCCCGCATGGGTACAACCGACGAGATTAGCCCGTTGGCTCTGTTGCTGGCTTCGGACGCGTCGTCGTACACCACCGGCAGTTTGTTCTACGCCGATGGCGGCACCGTGATTTGA